In Vibrio sp. STUT-A11, a genomic segment contains:
- a CDS encoding flagellin produces the protein MAINVNTNVSAMTAQRYLNQAADGQQKSMERLSSGYKINSAKDDAAGLQISNRLNAQSRGLDMAVKNANDGISVAQVAEGAMDESTNILQRMRDLSLQSSNGSNSKAERVAIQEEVTALNDELNRIAETTSFGGNKLLNGTYGTQSFQIGADSGEAVMLSLDSLRSDTSAMGGKSYAAEEGKDASWAVGEKTKLQMNYTNAQGEEQKLTINAKQGDDLEQLATYINGQSDDVKASVGEDGKLQVFASSQKVTGDVEFSGNLAGEIGFGDAKDVTVQDIDVTSVAGSQEAVAVIDGALKSVDSQRASLGAFQNRFNHAISNLDNINENVNASKSRIKDTDYAKETTAMTKSQILQQASTSILAQAKQSPSAALSLLG, from the coding sequence ATGGCGATTAACGTTAATACCAACGTTTCTGCAATGACCGCACAGCGTTACCTGAATCAGGCCGCGGATGGTCAACAAAAATCAATGGAGCGCTTGTCTTCGGGTTATAAAATCAATAGCGCGAAAGACGATGCGGCGGGTCTACAGATTTCAAACCGTTTGAATGCACAAAGTCGTGGCCTGGACATGGCGGTGAAAAACGCTAACGACGGTATTTCTGTTGCACAGGTTGCTGAAGGTGCAATGGATGAATCGACTAATATCTTACAACGTATGCGTGACCTTTCACTTCAGTCTTCGAACGGTTCTAACTCAAAAGCAGAACGTGTCGCGATTCAGGAAGAAGTGACCGCACTAAACGACGAACTAAACCGTATTGCGGAAACCACCTCTTTTGGTGGTAACAAGTTACTTAACGGTACTTACGGTACTCAATCTTTCCAAATCGGAGCGGACTCAGGTGAAGCAGTGATGCTTTCTCTGGATAGTCTGCGTTCGGACACTTCTGCTATGGGTGGTAAGAGCTACGCCGCAGAAGAAGGTAAAGATGCATCCTGGGCAGTGGGTGAAAAAACTAAGCTTCAAATGAATTACACCAACGCGCAAGGTGAAGAGCAAAAGCTGACCATCAATGCAAAACAAGGTGATGATCTTGAGCAACTAGCCACTTATATCAACGGTCAAAGCGATGACGTAAAAGCATCAGTTGGCGAAGATGGTAAGCTGCAAGTGTTTGCTTCGTCGCAAAAAGTGACTGGCGACGTTGAATTCTCTGGCAACCTGGCTGGTGAAATTGGTTTCGGTGATGCAAAAGATGTCACGGTTCAAGACATCGATGTTACTTCAGTCGCGGGCTCTCAAGAAGCTGTAGCTGTTATCGATGGTGCACTTAAGTCAGTGGACAGCCAGCGTGCGTCACTTGGTGCGTTCCAAAACCGCTTTAACCATGCGATCAGCAACTTAGATAACATTAATGAAAACGTTAATGCGTCTAAGAGCCGTATTAAAGATACCGACTACGCGAAGGAAACAACGGCAATGACTAAGTCGCAAATCCTTCAGCAAGCGAGTACTTCAATCCTGGCACAAGCGAAGCAGTCACCATCTGCAGCGCTAAGCTTGTTGGGCTAA
- the flaG gene encoding flagellar protein FlaG, whose amino-acid sequence MEIASYTSNIQSYGAEDGTKVASKNGYGIGMPDPASSVGDISQPQVKNTEHDLSVQTVMKMAESRQELNREEREKMVAQMNEFVTSINKGVAFRVDEESGRDVVTIYEANTGDVIRQIPDEDMLVVLRRLAEHTANSGLLVEKV is encoded by the coding sequence ATGGAAATAGCCTCCTACACATCGAACATCCAGTCTTACGGTGCAGAGGATGGCACCAAAGTTGCTAGTAAAAATGGCTATGGCATAGGTATGCCGGACCCAGCAAGTTCAGTCGGTGATATTTCTCAGCCACAAGTGAAAAACACCGAGCACGATCTCTCTGTTCAAACTGTGATGAAAATGGCGGAAAGCCGTCAGGAGCTGAACAGAGAAGAACGTGAAAAAATGGTCGCACAAATGAATGAGTTTGTGACATCCATAAACAAGGGAGTGGCGTTTCGCGTGGATGAGGAATCTGGCCGAGACGTTGTGACGATTTACGAAGCCAATACTGGCGACGTGATTCGTCAAATTCCTGATGAAGACATGCTGGTTGTTTTGCGTCGCCTAGCTGAGCACACAGCTAATAGCGGTTTGTTAGTTGAAAAAGTGTAG